A single Solanum stenotomum isolate F172 unplaced genomic scaffold, ASM1918654v1 scaffold20589, whole genome shotgun sequence DNA region contains:
- the LOC125850910 gene encoding uncharacterized protein LOC125850910: MCRGTNILLKCYTILIFLHISQTCNAWNLKSKHCIPSACGHIRDISYPFCLNTDPKHCGFSEAELACEDNKTIISLFSKNLYVQAINYDNQTIRLVDPTLQNADMCSLILPPHRNSHHYNSTYFRLYYNESENSIKRAAEPIFMFNCPFSINTFLEISGCKLRTYTCLKIGEMNASEVSDGCRIQLISMTSWPNIKEAENNISLSDFHRAITYGFELYYIGFIESIFNDSLLFSSIFSLHNYPILNSRMFEP, from the coding sequence atgtGTAGGGGAACAAACATTCTGCTAAAATGTTATACAATCCTCATCTTTCTTCACATTTCACAAACATGCAATGCTTGGAACTTGAAGAGCAAACACTGTATCCCTTCTGCTTGTGGTCATATCCGTGACATAAGCTACCCTTTTTGCTTAAACACTGATCCAAAACATTGCGGTTTCTCAGAAGCTGAATTAGCTTGTGAAGACAACAAAACCATTATATCACTCTTCTCCAAGAACTTGTATGTGCAAGCCATCAACTACGATAACCAGACAATTCGCCTGGTAGATCCAACGTTACAAAACGCTGATATGTGCTCTCTAATACTACCTCCTCATCGTAATTCTCACCATTACAATAGTACGTATTTTCGTCTGTATTATAATGAATCAGAGAATAGTATTAAAAGAGCAGCAGAGCCTATCTTCATGTTCAACTGTCCCTTTTCTATTAATACATTTCTAGAAATTAGTGGCTGCAAATTACGCACATACACTTGCTTAAAGATTGGAGAAATGAATGCATCAGAAGTCAGTGATGGATGCAGAATACAACTCATCAGCATGACCTCATGGCCTAATATTAAAGAGGCAGAGAACAACATTTCCCTTTCTGATTTTCATCGAGCTATCACCTATGGCTTCGAGCTTTATTATATCGGGTTtatagaaagtatatttaacgATTCACTgctattttcatcaattttttctcTCCATAATTATCCCATTTTAAATTCGCGAATGTTTGAACCTTAA